In Vigna unguiculata cultivar IT97K-499-35 chromosome 3, ASM411807v1, whole genome shotgun sequence, a single genomic region encodes these proteins:
- the LOC114175484 gene encoding probable E3 ubiquitin-protein ligase HIP1, translated as MNPHGGSAGEANANNQNYTRPHFSGHSQEMPHPLFPYLVMDRTFPQPVLNLPEEGAYNIGATTDVPLQENPNVVPPEEEDVDRYLNFDMIPEVATISPAMDPSSNIVALGVNESDSNSVNNISRKRSLPESASRQIEEPKRLDTRSQVRDTRNVIPQSAGTTIPSTNMRADSMDNTNHTTGSHVQPYTSTHSLHSSFQPSHPVQPPSFHSTPFMSNPALTVNTMTAMNAPHSISSPFPHAGMDIIAPIYERGSYMFGPVVTSMGNFPTYRPNWSYVDTDRDTARRSLAFVVPHPFEPPELQAVQLLPGIVGNGGGVSIGGANTYHPLTDHASSSTWFPPQGSGGMHHFGAVISPATQNLQSLMQTSSPAIPPIFIHEPAFPLPQFPSEETRRGLPNEVQSLLNSLSDGQALRFEELMILDYSLVLRAFEREHPELFETSSRSTGLSLETITQYMERETFLVVDGDDSEQNKEKCIVCMEEFCNGEGIGKLHSCVHKFHFDCIKTWLNRKNVCPVCRRTGLETPNDQNVEGKAADAAVVHDEGHSQ; from the exons ATGAACCCTCATG GTGGCTCAGCTGGAGAAGCTAATGCAAACAACCAAAATTATACGAGGCCTCACTTTTCTGGTCATTCACAGGAGATGCCACATCCCTTATTTCCCTACTTGGTTATGGACCGCACGTTTCCTCAGCCAGTATTGAATCTCCCTGAAGAAGGAGCCTACAACATTGGTGCCACAACTGATGTTCCACTTCAGGAAAACCCTAATGTTGTACCACCTGAGGAAGAAGATGTAGACAGGTATCTGAACTTTGACATGATCCCTGAGGTTGCAACAATATCTCCTGCCATGGATCCAAGTTCAAACATTGTTGCACTTGGCGTGAATGAAAGCGACTCAAACAGCGTCAACAACATATCAAGAAAAAGAAGCCTCCCTGAAAGTGCTTCTCGACAGATAGAGGAACCCAAAAGGCTTGATACTCGGTCTCAGGTGAGAGATACCCGCAATGTGATTCCACAGAGTGCAGGAACAACGATTCCATCAACCAACATGAGAGCTGACTCCATGGATAATACTAATCATACAACAGGTTCTCATGTTCAACCTTATACTTCAACACATTCCCTTCACTCatctttccaaccctcacacccCGTTCAGCCTCCATCTTTTCACAGTACTCCATTCATGTCTAATCCTGCCTTGACCGTAAACACCATGACCGCCATGAATGCTCCTCACTCAATATCCTCTCCCTTTCCACACGCTGGAATGGATATTATAGCTCCAATTTATGAACGTGGGAGCTACATGTTTGGTCCGGTCGTAACATCAATGGGTAATTTTCCCACTTATCGACCAAACTGGTCTTACGTTGATACTGATAGAGATACTGCTAGAAGGAGTCTTGCTTTTGTTGTCCCCCATCCGTTCGAACCCCCGGAATTGCAAGCAGTGCAGTTACTGCCTGGAATTGTGGGCAATGGTGGCGGAGTTAGTATTGGTGGAGCGAATACTTACCACCCTCTGACTGATCATGCAAGCTCTTCAACTTGGTTTCCTCCACAGGGCTCAGGAGGAATGCACCATTTTGGTGCAGTAATTAGTCCTGCCACTCAGAATCTCCAGAGTCTTATGCAAACATCATCACCTGCAATTCCACCCATTTTCATTCATGAACCCGCTTTTCCGCTACCACAATTTCCTTCTGAGGAAACCAGAAGAGGACTTCCAAATGAG GTTCAATCTCTCCTTAATTCTTTAAGCGATGGTCAAGCTCTCAGGTTCGAG GAGTTGATGATTCTTGACTACTCACTTGTGTTACGTGCGTTTGAG AGAGAGCACCCTGAACTATTTGAGACATCATCGCGATCCACTGGCCTGAGTCTTGAAACGATAACGCAATACATGGAGCGTGAAACTTTCTTGGTTGTTGATGGAGATGATTcagaacaaaataaagaaaaatgcatCGTTTGTATG GAAGAATTTTGCAACGGAGAGGGTATTGGGAAGCTGCATTCTTGTGTGCACAAGTTTCACTTTGATTGCATCAAAACTTGGCTCAACCGCAAGAACGTTTGCCCCGTCTGCAGAAGAACTGGGTTGGAAACGCCTAATGACCAAAATGTAGAAGGTAAAGCTGCAGATGCAGCTGTGGTTCACGATGAAGGTCACAGTCAATAG